One window of Carassius auratus strain Wakin chromosome 17, ASM336829v1, whole genome shotgun sequence genomic DNA carries:
- the fam167b gene encoding protein FAM167A, with translation MEFRELGADESSEGDTEDLDNVKALTEKLKLQTRRPSYLEWKERLQARPWTDATHGSDASSPGSVEKDTQLPDIWKDGMPYKNICGFDTMDDALEWLRNELREMQMQDNRLARQLIRLRGEIHRLKVEQVCHRHKEMLDDATYELEECEEDSDLLCDIPMKATFTLSTPLKHLGLTKMNLNSRRFSLC, from the exons ATGGAGTTCAGAGAGCTGGGAGCAGACGAGAGCTCCGAGGGCGATACGGAGGATCTGGATAATGTAAAAGCCCTGACAGAGAAACTCAAACTCCAAACGCGCAGACCGTCGTACCTAGAATGGAAGGAGCGACTGCAGGCTCGCCCGTGGACTGATGCCACTCACGGTTCAGATGCGAGCAGCCCAGGATCTGTGGAGAAGGACACCCAGCTACCCGACATCTGGAAAGATGGGATGCCTTATAAGAACATCTGCGGCTTTGATACTATGGACGACGCGTTAGAGTGGCTCAGAAACGAACTG CGGGAGATGCAGATGCAGGATAACCGTCTAGCACGACAGTTGATTCGCTTACGGGGAGAGATCCACAGGCTGAAGGTGGAGCAGGTGTGTCACCGTCACAAAGAGATGCTGGATGATGCCACATATGAGCTGGAGGAGTGTGAGGAGGACTCGGACCTGCTGTGTGACATCCCCATGAAAGCCACCTTCACTCTTTCCACCCCTCTCAAACATCTTGGTCTCACCAAGATGAACCTAAACTCCAGACGATTCTCTCTCTGCTGA